A stretch of the Microcebus murinus isolate Inina chromosome 6, M.murinus_Inina_mat1.0, whole genome shotgun sequence genome encodes the following:
- the SLC25A29 gene encoding mitochondrial basic amino acids transporter isoform X1: MALDFLAGCAGGVAGVLVGHPFDTVKVRLQVQSVEKPQYRGTLHCFRSIVKQESVLGLYKGLGSPLMGLTFINALVFGVQGNTLRALGRDSPLNQFLAGAAAGAIQCVICCPMELAKTRLQLQDAGAARAYRGSLDCLAQTYRREGVRGVNRGMLATLLRETPSFGVYFLAYDVLTRALGCEPGDRLLVPKLLLAGGTAGIASWLSTYPVDVVKSRLQADGLRGAPRYRGILDCVRQSYQAEGWRVFTRGLASTLLRAFPVNAATFATVTVVLTYVRGEEARPEGEAVPAAPAGPSLAQPSSL; encoded by the exons GTGCGGCTGCAGGTCCAGAGCGTGGAGAAGCCCCAGTACCGCGGCACCCTGCACTGCTTCCGCTCCATCGTCAAGCAGGAGAGC GTGCTGGGCCTGTACAAGGGCCTGGGCTCGCCCCTCATGGGGCTCACCTTCATCAACGCGCTGGTGTTCGGCGTGCAGGGCAACACCCTGCGGGCGCTGGGCCGCGACTCGCCGCTCAACCAGTTCCTGGCGGGCGCGGCGGCGGGCGCCATCCAGTGCGTCATCTGCTGCCCCATGGAGCTGGCCAAGACGCGGCTGCAGCTGCAGGACGCGGGCGCGGCGCGCGCCTACCGGGGCTCCCTGGACTGCCTGGCGCAGACCTACCGGCGCGAGGGCGTGCGCGGCGTCAACCGCGGCATGCTGGCCACGCTGCTGCGCGAGACGCCCAGCTTCGGCGTCTACTTCCTGGCCTACGACGTGCTGACGCGCGCGCTGGGCTGCGAGCCGGGCGACCGCCTGCTGGTGCCCAAACTGCTGCTGGCGGGCGGCACGGCGGGCATCGCGTCCTGGCTCTCCACCTACCCCGTGGACGTGGTCAAGTCGCGGCTGCAGGCCGACGGGCTGCGGGGCGCGCCGCGCTACCGCGGCATCCTCGACTGCGTGCGCCAGAGCTACCAGGCCGAGGGCTGGCGCGTCTTCACGCGGGGGCTGGCGTCCACGCTGCTGCGCGCCTTCCCGGTCAACGCCGCCACCTTCGCCACCGTCACCGTGGTGCTCACCTATGTGCGGGGCGAGGAGGCCCGGCCGGAGGGCGAGGCTGTGCCCGCTGCGCCCGCGgggccctccctggcccagccctccAGCCTGTGA
- the SLC25A29 gene encoding mitochondrial basic amino acids transporter isoform X2: MALDFLAGCAGGVAGVLVGHPFDTVKVLGLYKGLGSPLMGLTFINALVFGVQGNTLRALGRDSPLNQFLAGAAAGAIQCVICCPMELAKTRLQLQDAGAARAYRGSLDCLAQTYRREGVRGVNRGMLATLLRETPSFGVYFLAYDVLTRALGCEPGDRLLVPKLLLAGGTAGIASWLSTYPVDVVKSRLQADGLRGAPRYRGILDCVRQSYQAEGWRVFTRGLASTLLRAFPVNAATFATVTVVLTYVRGEEARPEGEAVPAAPAGPSLAQPSSL; encoded by the coding sequence GTGCTGGGCCTGTACAAGGGCCTGGGCTCGCCCCTCATGGGGCTCACCTTCATCAACGCGCTGGTGTTCGGCGTGCAGGGCAACACCCTGCGGGCGCTGGGCCGCGACTCGCCGCTCAACCAGTTCCTGGCGGGCGCGGCGGCGGGCGCCATCCAGTGCGTCATCTGCTGCCCCATGGAGCTGGCCAAGACGCGGCTGCAGCTGCAGGACGCGGGCGCGGCGCGCGCCTACCGGGGCTCCCTGGACTGCCTGGCGCAGACCTACCGGCGCGAGGGCGTGCGCGGCGTCAACCGCGGCATGCTGGCCACGCTGCTGCGCGAGACGCCCAGCTTCGGCGTCTACTTCCTGGCCTACGACGTGCTGACGCGCGCGCTGGGCTGCGAGCCGGGCGACCGCCTGCTGGTGCCCAAACTGCTGCTGGCGGGCGGCACGGCGGGCATCGCGTCCTGGCTCTCCACCTACCCCGTGGACGTGGTCAAGTCGCGGCTGCAGGCCGACGGGCTGCGGGGCGCGCCGCGCTACCGCGGCATCCTCGACTGCGTGCGCCAGAGCTACCAGGCCGAGGGCTGGCGCGTCTTCACGCGGGGGCTGGCGTCCACGCTGCTGCGCGCCTTCCCGGTCAACGCCGCCACCTTCGCCACCGTCACCGTGGTGCTCACCTATGTGCGGGGCGAGGAGGCCCGGCCGGAGGGCGAGGCTGTGCCCGCTGCGCCCGCGgggccctccctggcccagccctccAGCCTGTGA
- the SLC25A29 gene encoding mitochondrial basic amino acids transporter isoform X3: MGLTFINALVFGVQGNTLRALGRDSPLNQFLAGAAAGAIQCVICCPMELAKTRLQLQDAGAARAYRGSLDCLAQTYRREGVRGVNRGMLATLLRETPSFGVYFLAYDVLTRALGCEPGDRLLVPKLLLAGGTAGIASWLSTYPVDVVKSRLQADGLRGAPRYRGILDCVRQSYQAEGWRVFTRGLASTLLRAFPVNAATFATVTVVLTYVRGEEARPEGEAVPAAPAGPSLAQPSSL; this comes from the coding sequence ATGGGGCTCACCTTCATCAACGCGCTGGTGTTCGGCGTGCAGGGCAACACCCTGCGGGCGCTGGGCCGCGACTCGCCGCTCAACCAGTTCCTGGCGGGCGCGGCGGCGGGCGCCATCCAGTGCGTCATCTGCTGCCCCATGGAGCTGGCCAAGACGCGGCTGCAGCTGCAGGACGCGGGCGCGGCGCGCGCCTACCGGGGCTCCCTGGACTGCCTGGCGCAGACCTACCGGCGCGAGGGCGTGCGCGGCGTCAACCGCGGCATGCTGGCCACGCTGCTGCGCGAGACGCCCAGCTTCGGCGTCTACTTCCTGGCCTACGACGTGCTGACGCGCGCGCTGGGCTGCGAGCCGGGCGACCGCCTGCTGGTGCCCAAACTGCTGCTGGCGGGCGGCACGGCGGGCATCGCGTCCTGGCTCTCCACCTACCCCGTGGACGTGGTCAAGTCGCGGCTGCAGGCCGACGGGCTGCGGGGCGCGCCGCGCTACCGCGGCATCCTCGACTGCGTGCGCCAGAGCTACCAGGCCGAGGGCTGGCGCGTCTTCACGCGGGGGCTGGCGTCCACGCTGCTGCGCGCCTTCCCGGTCAACGCCGCCACCTTCGCCACCGTCACCGTGGTGCTCACCTATGTGCGGGGCGAGGAGGCCCGGCCGGAGGGCGAGGCTGTGCCCGCTGCGCCCGCGgggccctccctggcccagccctccAGCCTGTGA